In Deinobacterium chartae, a single genomic region encodes these proteins:
- a CDS encoding response regulator: MLKTSKPVTLLVADDNADDRVLMQEALAESQVFHQVRFVEDGEQLMDYLYRRGAYQDPERAPYPSLILLDLNMPRKDGREALREIKADPRLCVIPVVVLTTSKAETDISSTYSLGVNSFITKPATFDALLELLQTLGHYWFETVELPSPSGEYL; encoded by the coding sequence ATGCTCAAGACTTCTAAGCCAGTTACCCTGCTGGTTGCCGACGACAATGCGGATGACCGCGTGCTGATGCAGGAGGCCCTGGCGGAAAGCCAGGTGTTCCATCAGGTGCGTTTCGTTGAAGACGGCGAGCAGCTGATGGATTACCTCTATCGCCGTGGGGCCTACCAGGACCCCGAGCGCGCTCCGTACCCGAGCCTGATTCTGCTGGACCTCAACATGCCCCGCAAAGATGGGCGCGAGGCCCTGCGCGAGATCAAGGCCGACCCGCGCCTGTGCGTCATCCCGGTGGTGGTCCTGACCACTTCCAAGGCCGAGACGGACATCAGCAGCACCTACAGCCTGGGCGTGAACTCGTTCATCACCAAACCGGCCACCTTCGATGCGCTGTTGGAGCTGCTGCAGACCCTGGGACACTACTGGTTCGAGACGGTCGAATTGCCCTCGCCGTCCGGCGAGTACCTCTAA
- a CDS encoding ester cyclase, protein MTRAPEIYARWLKLWNGDDSEIRTLIAPDFEGSWPGRPKMVRGQAALLEVIRQSHAFFTELHFRLEVGPVAQENLLAARWTSRGRYAGGMPGATAPAGLEVTFGGMDLLRLEGGRIREYWVNSDALELMTQLGVVRPG, encoded by the coding sequence ATGACCCGTGCACCAGAAATCTATGCTCGCTGGCTGAAGTTGTGGAACGGCGATGACTCCGAAATCCGCACGCTGATCGCCCCGGACTTCGAGGGTTCGTGGCCGGGCAGACCCAAAATGGTCCGGGGCCAGGCGGCGCTCCTCGAGGTGATCCGTCAGAGCCACGCCTTTTTCACCGAACTGCACTTTCGCCTCGAGGTGGGTCCGGTCGCGCAGGAAAACCTGCTGGCCGCCCGCTGGACCTCGCGGGGGCGTTACGCGGGCGGAATGCCGGGCGCAACAGCCCCCGCAGGCCTCGAGGTGACCTTCGGCGGGATGGACCTGCTGCGCCTCGAGGGAGGACGCATCCGGGAATACTGGGTGAACTCGGACGCCCTGGAGCTCATGACCCAACTGGGCGTGGTCCGTCCGGGCTGA
- the secD gene encoding protein translocase subunit SecD, which yields MSYSDRNRRKKRPAPKGSSPYTVLLLVAVLIAAVLGVLRPWQHPSQPLALWTDNYKFLNLGLDLQGGLRVTLQVDEKNPEREDVEKAKTIIENRVNALGVAEPTVQIQGNDRVIVELPGLKEADQERALRLIGQTAKLEFRIVNPGVPAKELSQYTLADLGPALATGEVIANAQAETDSFGRWVVAFQTSPAGREPFGKLTRDNVGRGMAIVLDGQIKSIATIQAALPNGGQITGDFDAKEASDLALVLKSGSLPVPLKQTEVRQIGPTLGADAIRTGAMASLLGIALIFVMAFAYYGLYFGLVIGLGLLFTTLIMLGILGGLGATLTLPGIAGLVLTLGAAVDGNVISFERIKEELRRGKGIKGSIGAGFSHSTVTILDVNLSHLLSALALYNYSSGPVKGFAVTLAVGVIAAVFSNLIFSRWMLEAMARRRDYSAPQWFATPKLDFIRLSPIVTTVSVALAILGGVLVATRGLQYGIDFTAGTALTLYTDRSVSVDDVRTAVGAAGIEGVEGGKAVIQQAASSNPQKNQYIVKVAELPPAQVQQLSTSLEGKLAGGDVQQTETIGPAVGQELRVNTIKAVALALVLILIYVWFRFDMIFGIASVLATVHAVGIVMGVYSLFNLEFNIAAVAAVLTVIGYALNDAIIVSDRIRENLKLMRGSAYKDIVNASINQTLSRTVMTSVSTALPLISLTFLGGSVLRDFGLIMLIGVIVGTYSSIYIVAPMVAFYQNWATNRRKAKPAKAA from the coding sequence ATGTCCTACTCTGACCGTAACCGGCGCAAGAAGCGCCCCGCTCCCAAGGGGAGCAGCCCCTATACCGTTTTGCTGCTGGTCGCCGTCTTGATTGCGGCCGTGCTGGGTGTGCTGCGTCCCTGGCAGCACCCCAGCCAGCCGCTGGCGCTGTGGACCGACAACTACAAGTTCCTCAACCTGGGCCTCGACCTGCAAGGCGGCCTGCGCGTCACGCTGCAGGTTGACGAGAAAAACCCCGAGCGCGAGGACGTCGAGAAGGCCAAGACCATCATCGAGAACCGCGTCAACGCCCTGGGCGTGGCCGAGCCCACCGTGCAGATCCAGGGCAACGACCGGGTGATCGTGGAGCTTCCGGGCCTCAAGGAGGCCGACCAGGAACGCGCGCTGCGCCTGATCGGCCAGACCGCCAAACTCGAGTTCCGCATCGTGAACCCCGGCGTGCCCGCCAAGGAGCTCAGCCAGTACACCCTGGCCGACCTGGGTCCGGCCCTGGCGACCGGCGAGGTCATCGCCAACGCGCAGGCCGAGACCGACTCGTTCGGGCGCTGGGTGGTGGCCTTCCAGACCTCCCCGGCGGGCCGTGAGCCCTTCGGCAAGCTGACCCGCGACAACGTTGGCAGGGGCATGGCCATCGTGCTCGACGGTCAGATCAAGAGCATCGCGACCATCCAGGCCGCGCTTCCCAACGGCGGCCAGATCACCGGTGACTTCGACGCCAAGGAAGCCTCGGACCTCGCACTCGTGCTGAAGTCCGGTTCGCTGCCCGTGCCCCTCAAGCAGACCGAAGTGCGCCAGATCGGCCCGACCCTCGGTGCCGACGCGATCCGCACCGGAGCCATGGCCTCGCTGCTGGGCATCGCGCTGATCTTCGTGATGGCCTTTGCCTACTACGGCCTGTACTTCGGCCTGGTGATCGGCCTGGGCCTGCTGTTTACCACCCTGATCATGCTGGGCATCCTGGGCGGCCTGGGGGCCACCCTGACCCTGCCGGGCATCGCCGGTCTGGTCCTGACCCTGGGTGCCGCCGTTGACGGCAACGTGATCTCCTTCGAGCGCATCAAGGAAGAGCTGCGCCGCGGCAAGGGCATCAAAGGCTCGATCGGTGCGGGCTTCTCGCACTCCACCGTCACCATCCTCGACGTCAACCTGTCGCACCTGCTCTCCGCCCTGGCGCTGTACAACTACTCCTCGGGCCCGGTAAAGGGCTTTGCGGTCACCCTGGCGGTCGGCGTGATCGCCGCCGTGTTCTCCAACCTGATCTTCAGCCGCTGGATGCTCGAGGCCATGGCGCGCCGCCGTGACTACAGCGCCCCGCAGTGGTTCGCCACGCCCAAGCTGGACTTCATCCGCCTCAGCCCGATCGTCACCACCGTCTCGGTGGCCCTGGCGATCTTGGGCGGCGTGCTGGTCGCCACGCGCGGCTTGCAGTACGGCATCGACTTCACCGCCGGCACGGCCCTCACGCTCTACACCGACCGCAGCGTGTCGGTGGACGACGTGCGCACCGCCGTGGGCGCAGCGGGCATCGAGGGCGTAGAAGGCGGCAAGGCCGTGATTCAGCAGGCGGCCTCCTCGAACCCGCAGAAAAACCAGTACATCGTCAAGGTCGCCGAACTTCCCCCCGCCCAGGTCCAGCAGCTCAGCACCTCGCTCGAGGGCAAGCTGGCGGGCGGCGACGTGCAGCAGACCGAGACCATCGGTCCGGCGGTCGGTCAGGAACTGCGGGTGAACACCATCAAGGCGGTCGCCTTAGCCCTGGTCTTGATCTTGATCTACGTGTGGTTCCGCTTCGACATGATCTTCGGCATCGCCTCGGTGCTGGCCACCGTGCACGCCGTGGGCATCGTGATGGGCGTGTACTCGCTGTTCAACCTCGAGTTCAACATCGCGGCCGTCGCGGCGGTGCTCACCGTGATCGGTTACGCGCTCAACGACGCGATCATCGTGTCCGACCGCATCCGCGAGAACCTCAAGCTGATGCGCGGCTCGGCCTACAAGGACATCGTGAACGCCTCGATCAACCAGACGCTCTCGCGCACGGTGATGACCTCGGTCTCCACCGCGCTGCCGCTGATCTCGCTGACCTTCCTGGGCGGCTCGGTGCTGCGCGACTTCGGTCTGATCATGCTGATCGGCGTGATCGTGGGCACGTACTCCTCGATCTACATCGTGGCCCCGATGGTGGCCTTCTACCAGAACTGGGCGACCAACCGCCGCAAGGCCAAACCCGCCAAGGCCGCCTGA
- the infB gene encoding translation initiation factor IF-2: protein MSKIRIYALAKELGLDNNEMLELLDSMGVSYKSASSTLEEDMVETIKALVSEDRQTQNTGTQAVAAAKAAAQPAAEEAPGSDVPHRAPVVTIMGHVDHGKTSLLDYIRKTRVAAKEAGGITQHVGAFEAQTSKGKIVFIDTPGHEAFTSIRARGARVADIAIIVVAADDSIMPQTREAVAHAQAAKVPLIVAVNKIDLPSANPDKVKNDLMQLGLVPEEYGGQTITVELSAKTGQGVEELLDYISLVAEIEDLRADPKGEFKGVIIESKVDKQAGVLATILVQEGTLNVGDFVVVGETYGKIKAMTDSNGGRVKNAGPSTPVQVLGFSEAPVSGEIVSGAKNEHEARDIVARRKEEREAAAEATTRRKLSLEEVMGSLEQRREVNLILRADTQGSIEAIQGIFGRYTTEDVDVNVLLSGIGAPTEGDVLLASTAEATILCFSVTPSAAVLKVAEQKGVDVKSFRIIYEMIDEVERLMKGNVEPVFEERYLGRAEVRQVISVPKAGKIAGSYVQDGILRRNAKVTVRRGKEIVYTGTISGLKRFKDDVREVQTGYECGVNLRDWDAVEVGDILEATETVEVKA, encoded by the coding sequence ATGTCTAAAATTCGAATCTACGCTTTGGCCAAAGAACTCGGCCTCGACAATAACGAGATGCTCGAACTGCTCGACAGCATGGGCGTGAGCTACAAGTCCGCCTCCTCCACCCTCGAGGAGGACATGGTCGAGACCATCAAGGCCCTGGTGTCCGAGGACCGCCAGACCCAAAACACCGGCACCCAGGCTGTGGCTGCCGCCAAGGCCGCGGCCCAGCCTGCGGCCGAGGAGGCCCCGGGCAGCGACGTCCCGCACCGCGCTCCGGTGGTGACCATCATGGGTCACGTCGACCACGGCAAGACCAGCCTGCTCGACTACATCCGCAAGACCCGCGTGGCCGCCAAGGAAGCGGGCGGCATCACCCAGCACGTCGGTGCCTTCGAGGCCCAGACCTCCAAGGGCAAGATCGTGTTCATCGACACGCCGGGCCACGAGGCCTTCACCTCGATTCGTGCGCGCGGCGCGCGCGTGGCCGACATCGCCATCATCGTGGTGGCCGCCGACGACTCGATCATGCCGCAGACCCGCGAGGCGGTCGCGCACGCCCAGGCCGCCAAGGTGCCGCTGATCGTGGCGGTCAACAAGATCGACCTGCCCTCGGCCAATCCGGACAAGGTCAAGAACGACCTGATGCAGCTCGGGCTCGTCCCCGAGGAGTACGGCGGCCAGACCATCACGGTCGAGCTGTCGGCCAAGACCGGCCAGGGCGTCGAGGAACTGCTCGACTACATCTCGCTGGTCGCCGAGATCGAAGACCTGCGCGCCGATCCCAAGGGCGAATTCAAGGGCGTGATCATCGAGAGCAAGGTGGACAAGCAAGCCGGCGTGCTGGCGACCATCCTGGTCCAAGAAGGCACCCTGAACGTCGGTGACTTTGTGGTCGTCGGCGAGACCTACGGCAAGATCAAGGCCATGACCGACTCGAACGGCGGCCGCGTCAAGAACGCCGGTCCCTCCACCCCGGTGCAGGTGCTGGGCTTCTCCGAGGCCCCGGTCTCGGGCGAGATCGTCAGCGGCGCCAAGAACGAGCACGAGGCCCGCGACATCGTCGCCCGCCGCAAGGAGGAGCGCGAGGCCGCCGCCGAGGCGACCACCCGCCGCAAGCTCTCCCTCGAGGAGGTCATGGGTTCGCTCGAGCAGCGCCGCGAGGTGAACCTGATCCTGCGCGCCGACACCCAAGGCAGCATCGAGGCGATCCAGGGCATCTTCGGGCGCTACACCACCGAGGATGTGGACGTCAACGTGCTGCTCTCGGGCATCGGCGCGCCCACCGAGGGCGACGTGCTGCTGGCCTCCACCGCCGAGGCGACCATCTTGTGCTTCTCGGTGACCCCCTCGGCCGCCGTGCTGAAGGTGGCCGAGCAAAAAGGCGTGGACGTCAAGTCCTTCCGCATCATCTACGAGATGATCGACGAGGTCGAGCGCCTGATGAAGGGCAACGTCGAGCCGGTGTTCGAGGAGCGCTACCTGGGCCGCGCCGAGGTGCGTCAGGTGATCTCGGTACCCAAGGCCGGAAAGATCGCCGGTTCGTACGTGCAAGACGGCATCTTGCGCCGCAACGCCAAGGTCACGGTGCGCCGCGGCAAAGAGATCGTCTACACCGGCACCATCTCGGGCCTCAAGCGCTTCAAGGACGACGTCCGTGAGGTGCAGACCGGCTACGAGTGCGGTGTGAACCTGCGCGACTGGGACGCGGTCGAGGTGGGCGACATCTTGGAAGCGACCGAGACGGTCGAAGTCAAGGCCTAA
- a CDS encoding YlxR family protein — protein MMIRPEPRTPHVPERTCVACRRKRPQAELLRLRREGTGWVLEQGRRSGRGAYLCADSPECWTEKRLRRFLRGSAPSVSEALQTRARELDRRALPTPTEG, from the coding sequence ATGATGATCCGGCCCGAACCCCGCACCCCGCACGTTCCCGAGCGCACCTGCGTCGCCTGTCGCCGCAAGCGCCCTCAGGCGGAACTGCTGCGGCTGCGGCGCGAGGGCACGGGCTGGGTCCTCGAGCAGGGCCGCCGCTCGGGCCGCGGTGCTTACCTGTGCGCCGACAGTCCCGAATGCTGGACGGAAAAGCGTCTGCGCCGCTTTCTGCGCGGCTCCGCTCCGAGTGTCAGCGAAGCGCTGCAAACGCGCGCCCGGGAACTTGACCGGCGCGCACTCCCGACTCCCACGGAGGGTTGA
- the nusA gene encoding transcription termination factor NusA, translated as MNPEFNFADALRDLAASRNIDENQLIAAFEESLQQAFVRNVEPNKRVEVHLDPKSGELEVLIIKSVVERVEDENTQISLADALELDPDVEVGMEMEFPVERERFTRIALQTTKQVLTQRMREAERNVVFNEYKDREGEVLTASVVRMDNKGNVFVDLGHGEAIMPPKEQIPGERLTGGSRVKIYLKEVRQTNRGPSILASRADEKLLDFLLHQEIPEVNDGTVEIKAIAREAGQRSKVAVFSRNSNVDPIGACIGHRGNRIQAVTGELGRERVDVILWDASPREFIRNALSPAKVGFIEVNSDTKEATVTVMPDQLSLAIGKGGQNVRLAAKLTGFKIDLKETKAVSDLDAALQQAAQELESKQATSSSARDAFEALFKDSKTVASATPEGEIELND; from the coding sequence GTGAATCCCGAATTTAACTTTGCAGATGCGCTGCGCGATCTGGCCGCCTCGAGGAACATCGACGAGAACCAGCTGATCGCCGCTTTTGAAGAGTCGCTGCAACAGGCGTTCGTGCGCAACGTCGAGCCGAACAAGCGGGTCGAGGTGCACTTGGACCCCAAGAGCGGCGAGCTCGAGGTCCTCATCATCAAGTCGGTGGTCGAGCGCGTCGAGGACGAAAACACCCAGATCTCGCTGGCTGACGCCCTGGAACTCGATCCGGACGTGGAAGTCGGCATGGAGATGGAGTTCCCGGTGGAGCGCGAGCGCTTCACCCGCATCGCGCTGCAGACCACCAAGCAGGTTCTGACCCAGCGCATGCGCGAGGCCGAGCGCAACGTGGTCTTCAACGAGTACAAGGACCGCGAGGGCGAGGTCCTCACCGCCAGCGTCGTGCGTATGGACAACAAGGGCAACGTCTTCGTGGACCTCGGTCACGGCGAAGCGATCATGCCCCCCAAGGAGCAGATTCCCGGCGAGCGCCTGACCGGCGGTTCGCGCGTCAAGATCTACCTCAAGGAAGTGCGCCAGACCAACCGCGGCCCCTCGATTCTGGCCTCGCGCGCCGACGAGAAACTGCTCGACTTCCTGCTGCACCAGGAGATCCCCGAGGTCAACGACGGCACCGTCGAGATCAAGGCCATCGCCCGCGAGGCCGGCCAGCGCTCGAAGGTCGCGGTGTTCTCGCGCAACTCCAACGTGGACCCGATCGGTGCCTGCATCGGTCACCGCGGCAACCGCATCCAGGCGGTCACCGGCGAGCTGGGCCGCGAGCGCGTGGACGTGATCTTGTGGGACGCGTCGCCGCGCGAGTTCATCCGCAACGCGCTCTCCCCCGCCAAGGTCGGCTTCATCGAGGTGAACAGCGACACCAAGGAAGCCACCGTCACGGTCATGCCCGACCAGCTCTCGCTGGCGATCGGCAAAGGCGGCCAGAACGTGCGCCTCGCCGCCAAACTGACCGGCTTTAAAATTGACCTCAAGGAGACCAAGGCCGTCTCGGACCTCGACGCCGCCCTGCAACAGGCCGCGCAGGAACTCGAGAGCAAGCAGGCGACCTCCTCGAGTGCCCGCGACGCCTTTGAGGCGCTGTTCAAGGACTCCAAGACCGTCGCTAGTGCCACGCCCGAAGGCGAGATCGAGCTGAACGACTGA
- the rimP gene encoding ribosome maturation factor RimP, whose amino-acid sequence MGWVQVPTFFHGGGENVNLQSIAAEVLEPLGYEVLEVQIQNPDRRPTVLVRIDRLDEQPVTIEDLSTASGALGLEFDLRDPIEGEYRLEVESPGPKRPLTRARHFERMLGLKVKVRAPGNAFTLPVTAVNGDTVVFEDPTQPDSRRELRLGEFQANLAEWPDRHR is encoded by the coding sequence ATGGGGTGGGTGCAGGTACCCACCTTTTTTCATGGGGGGGGTGAGAACGTGAATCTACAGTCCATCGCCGCAGAGGTCCTCGAGCCGCTCGGTTACGAGGTCCTTGAGGTCCAGATCCAGAATCCGGACCGTCGACCCACGGTGCTGGTGCGCATCGACCGGCTCGACGAGCAGCCGGTCACGATCGAAGACCTGTCCACCGCCAGCGGAGCGCTCGGTCTCGAGTTCGATCTGCGCGACCCCATCGAAGGCGAGTACCGCCTCGAGGTGGAGTCGCCCGGACCCAAGCGGCCCCTGACCCGCGCCCGTCACTTCGAGCGCATGCTCGGCCTCAAGGTGAAGGTGCGGGCACCCGGGAATGCCTTCACGCTGCCGGTGACCGCCGTTAACGGCGACACGGTGGTGTTCGAGGATCCCACACAACCCGATTCCCGGCGGGAGCTGCGCCTCGGAGAATTCCAGGCCAACCTCGCCGAGTGGCCGGACCGCCACCGTTAA
- a CDS encoding septum site-determining protein MinC — translation MKLRGTLGGLNLLLEASDTPSSLEKDLSSRAELLRERITLEFEGELPADTLLTAVGLIEGFGGQVGSVRASGVRAVPSAPAAPPLPEGRTEIVTHNLRSGFRAEYAGSVIVLGDVNPGVELIAGGDVIVTGALRGVVHAGAGGNEKSIVWACPIASPQLRIAGAVARAPEGSSLSTMRTRGGEAEIAKLQDGSIVIEAFGAPRL, via the coding sequence ATGAAGTTACGCGGGACCCTGGGCGGCCTGAACCTACTGCTGGAGGCGTCGGACACACCTTCGAGCCTCGAGAAGGACCTGTCGAGCCGCGCGGAGCTGCTGCGCGAGCGCATTACCCTCGAGTTCGAGGGGGAACTCCCCGCCGACACGCTGCTGACGGCCGTGGGGCTGATCGAGGGCTTTGGCGGTCAGGTGGGCAGCGTGCGCGCCTCGGGCGTGCGCGCTGTACCGAGCGCGCCAGCGGCCCCGCCGCTGCCCGAAGGACGCACCGAGATCGTGACCCACAACCTGCGCTCGGGCTTTCGGGCCGAGTACGCGGGCAGCGTGATCGTGCTGGGCGACGTGAACCCGGGAGTAGAGCTGATCGCGGGCGGCGACGTGATCGTGACCGGGGCCCTGCGCGGCGTGGTGCATGCCGGAGCGGGCGGCAACGAGAAATCCATCGTGTGGGCCTGCCCGATCGCCTCGCCGCAGCTGCGCATCGCAGGAGCGGTCGCCCGCGCCCCCGAGGGCAGCAGTCTGTCCACCATGCGCACCCGGGGAGGCGAGGCCGAAATCGCCAAACTGCAAGACGGCAGCATCGTGATCGAAGCGTTCGGAGCGCCACGATTGTGA
- a CDS encoding S1 RNA-binding domain-containing protein, with product MQLDPGTVAEGRVTRVTDFGAFVQFENGETGLVHISQIAHSYVRSVSDFLQEGQTVEVKVLGRDERGRLDLSIKELLEEPEEMPRPRAIGKQSPQFESKLRSFMRDAKERGAGGERGRKRKR from the coding sequence GTGCAGCTCGACCCTGGTACTGTTGCAGAGGGCCGCGTCACCCGTGTGACCGACTTCGGTGCTTTCGTGCAGTTCGAGAACGGCGAGACCGGCCTGGTCCACATCTCACAAATTGCCCACAGCTACGTGCGTAGCGTCTCGGACTTCCTGCAAGAAGGCCAGACCGTCGAGGTCAAGGTCCTCGGCCGTGACGAGCGCGGGCGCCTGGACCTCTCGATCAAGGAACTGCTCGAGGAACCCGAGGAAATGCCCCGGCCGCGCGCGATCGGCAAGCAGTCCCCGCAGTTCGAGAGCAAGTTGCGCTCGTTCATGCGCGACGCCAAGGAGCGTGGCGCTGGCGGTGAACGCGGCCGCAAGCGCAAGCGCTAA